A genomic window from Rhodococcus sp. KBS0724 includes:
- a CDS encoding acyl-CoA dehydrogenase family protein, which yields MNVPEFRSAVATWLTENDLSPGTDHSLDGQVEQLARVRAALFDAGWMRYGWPEEVGGLGGPAVLRAVLGEEVATRGLAEPGIYSMIEVLAPTMISYARPELAAEMVPHLLSGREQWCQGFSEPGSGSDLASLSTRAVQDGDNWVVNGQKVWTSLAQYSARCVLLTRTGPGHDGITAFFVDMDTPGITVRPLRTMHGVDEFAEVYFDDVVVPADRMLGKPGDGWRVAMDLLPHERSTCFWHRIAYLFSRLDQLIAESDTNATDDAELGAAYLALHTVRARSLATQTRLAEGAKIGPETSIDKVLLATSEQQLFDTVRDLLPGTIELDETPWRSEFLYSRAATIYGGTAEIQRNIIARRLLDLGKE from the coding sequence ATGAACGTCCCCGAATTTCGGTCGGCCGTTGCGACCTGGCTGACCGAAAACGATCTGTCCCCCGGAACCGATCATTCGCTCGACGGCCAGGTAGAACAGCTCGCCCGTGTACGAGCTGCACTGTTCGACGCAGGTTGGATGCGGTACGGCTGGCCGGAGGAGGTCGGCGGACTCGGCGGGCCCGCCGTCCTGCGTGCGGTGCTCGGCGAGGAAGTTGCGACCCGCGGCCTCGCCGAACCCGGCATCTACTCGATGATCGAAGTCCTTGCTCCCACAATGATTTCGTATGCTCGCCCGGAGTTGGCAGCGGAGATGGTTCCGCACCTACTCAGTGGACGTGAGCAATGGTGCCAGGGCTTCTCCGAACCCGGTTCGGGTAGCGACCTTGCGTCGCTGAGCACCCGGGCAGTTCAAGACGGGGACAACTGGGTTGTCAACGGCCAGAAGGTCTGGACGTCCTTGGCTCAGTACTCGGCGCGGTGTGTCCTGCTCACCCGTACCGGGCCGGGGCACGACGGAATTACCGCGTTCTTCGTGGACATGGACACCCCGGGCATCACCGTCCGGCCGCTGCGCACCATGCACGGAGTCGACGAGTTTGCCGAGGTCTACTTCGACGACGTCGTCGTTCCGGCGGACCGAATGCTCGGCAAGCCGGGCGACGGTTGGCGAGTGGCGATGGATCTGCTGCCCCATGAGCGTTCTACGTGCTTCTGGCATCGGATTGCCTACCTGTTCTCGCGTCTGGATCAGTTGATCGCCGAATCCGACACAAACGCAACAGATGACGCCGAACTCGGTGCCGCCTACCTGGCACTGCACACCGTGCGAGCCCGGTCCCTTGCAACGCAGACCCGGTTGGCGGAGGGCGCAAAGATCGGCCCGGAGACGTCGATCGACAAGGTGCTGCTGGCGACCTCCGAGCAGCAGTTGTTCGATACCGTGCGCGACTTGTTGCCCGGCACCATCGAACTCGACGAGACGCCATGGCGGTCGGAGTTCCTGTACTCGCGTGCAGCCACCATCTACGGCGGTACGGCTGAAATTCAGCGCAACATCATCGCGCGGCGACTGCTGGATCTGGGGAAGGAATGA
- a CDS encoding acyl-CoA dehydrogenase family protein: MSMHDDELNLLTETLHKTMLSVSGTELDAAMTELGWIEMLTEMPDTAVPLVFRLLGETGAHAPLINDVVLADTALSLPAGGTVALPYSGGRWVRWERSEGPGTTLDTDVPLRVVEAGDTVPLAAGRRALGWWLVGTSRAMLDLARTHALNRMQFGKPVASFQAVRHRLAETLVAIEGAEATLNTATDDLGSLLAKAAAGKAALTTARHCQQVLGGIGFTAEHDLHRHVRRAMLLDGLLGSARELTREAGAIIRTHGCAPRLTQLS, encoded by the coding sequence ATGAGCATGCACGACGACGAGCTGAATCTGCTCACCGAAACGCTGCACAAGACGATGCTCAGTGTGTCCGGCACCGAACTCGATGCGGCCATGACCGAACTCGGCTGGATCGAGATGCTCACCGAAATGCCCGATACAGCAGTGCCCCTGGTATTTCGGCTCCTCGGCGAGACCGGCGCCCATGCACCACTGATCAACGATGTGGTCTTAGCCGATACCGCACTCAGTCTGCCCGCCGGCGGTACCGTCGCGCTGCCGTACTCCGGTGGGCGCTGGGTCCGGTGGGAGCGGAGCGAGGGACCCGGAACAACGTTGGACACCGATGTTCCGCTCCGCGTCGTAGAGGCCGGTGATACCGTCCCGCTCGCGGCAGGTCGCCGGGCACTCGGATGGTGGTTGGTGGGTACCAGTCGCGCAATGCTCGACCTCGCCCGCACCCATGCCTTGAACCGCATGCAGTTCGGTAAGCCGGTGGCATCGTTCCAGGCTGTTCGCCATCGGCTTGCCGAGACGCTGGTCGCCATCGAGGGCGCGGAAGCAACGCTGAATACCGCGACCGACGACCTCGGCTCACTTCTCGCGAAGGCCGCGGCCGGCAAAGCTGCACTGACAACAGCCCGCCACTGCCAGCAAGTACTCGGAGGGATCGGTTTCACTGCCGAGCACGACCTTCACCGTCACGTCCGCCGAGCCATGCTTCTCGACGGATTACTCGGCAGTGCACGGGAACTGACCCGTGAGGCGGGGGCAATCATCCGCACTCACGGATGTGCTCCGCGTCTGACGCAACTGAGCTGA
- a CDS encoding PaaI family thioesterase, translating to MAKIDRAEGITPSLIDDTADGLRRLTDLLLRVDENEPAVVAIADELDRIEEALERNTGPAEFHDPVCGRGNALAPPLKMERLPDGSVRATGSLGLPYQGPQGLVHGGMSALMLDHVLALAHPEERTQIEELVVRYHQPLPLFEDIVITGCQMRNTDEKPRAHGEITVDGRLAVSAEALFRDAPPPTT from the coding sequence GTGGCCAAGATCGACAGGGCTGAAGGTATTACCCCGTCGCTGATCGACGACACGGCGGACGGGCTGCGACGATTGACTGATCTTCTCCTGCGTGTGGACGAGAACGAGCCGGCCGTGGTCGCGATAGCCGACGAACTGGACCGCATCGAGGAGGCGCTCGAGAGAAACACTGGACCAGCGGAGTTCCATGACCCTGTGTGTGGGAGAGGCAATGCCCTCGCGCCGCCTCTGAAGATGGAGAGATTGCCGGACGGCAGTGTCAGGGCGACCGGTTCGCTTGGCCTGCCCTACCAGGGGCCGCAAGGACTTGTGCACGGTGGGATGTCGGCGCTGATGCTCGATCACGTACTCGCCCTGGCACACCCGGAGGAACGCACCCAGATCGAGGAACTGGTGGTGCGCTACCACCAGCCTCTTCCGCTCTTCGAAGACATTGTGATCACCGGTTGTCAGATGAGGAATACGGACGAGAAGCCCCGCGCTCACGGTGAGATCACCGTGGACGGGCGCCTGGCGGTGTCGGCGGAGGCGCTCTTTCGTGACGCGCCTCCGCCGACGACCTGA
- a CDS encoding PaaI family thioesterase: MDTVAPQESDQVARAAASVRRLTAAVATARSDMPGLSAVASRIRALADDLEARSCSAAERVYQMNTIGRIIRYSPVVGSANVLAAPLHLRHIGDGNEGTVNFSAAYQSSLGVVHEGFAAMVLDVALAEANMAAGVPAMTAGLTLRYHHPMPVGRDLTVRAWHVYVDGRKSWCRGEIWWEHDLCVSAEGLFIIPRERGPRGQDRQG, encoded by the coding sequence GTGGACACAGTGGCACCGCAGGAGTCGGATCAGGTTGCCCGAGCTGCTGCGTCCGTGCGACGGCTGACGGCGGCTGTAGCGACCGCCCGCTCCGACATGCCGGGACTCTCCGCCGTGGCTTCTCGGATCAGGGCTCTTGCCGATGATCTCGAGGCTCGCTCCTGCTCTGCCGCCGAGCGGGTGTATCAGATGAACACTATCGGCAGAATCATCCGATACAGTCCGGTTGTCGGCTCCGCCAATGTGCTTGCCGCGCCGCTGCACTTGCGTCACATCGGCGATGGTAATGAGGGAACTGTCAATTTCTCGGCCGCGTATCAGAGCTCACTCGGAGTAGTGCATGAGGGCTTTGCTGCTATGGTCCTCGACGTTGCCCTGGCGGAGGCGAACATGGCAGCAGGTGTCCCCGCCATGACAGCAGGGTTGACGCTTCGCTACCATCACCCGATGCCGGTGGGCCGCGACCTGACGGTGCGAGCCTGGCACGTCTATGTCGACGGCCGAAAGTCGTGGTGCCGTGGGGAAATCTGGTGGGAACACGACCTGTGCGTGAGTGCAGAGGGTCTGTTCATCATTCCACGTGAAAGAGGACCTCGTGGCCAAGATCGACAGGGCTGA
- a CDS encoding TIGR03564 family F420-dependent LLM class oxidoreductase, translating into MRIGLTGGASSTDKIVQQAQRAEADGFTSLWYASTVAGDPLTALAVAGRATTSIELGTAVLQTYPCHPLLQANRVAAVSEAMGRKGFTLGLGPSHESLVRDVYGLSYDRPGRNTEEYVQIVTALLRGEDVDFRGADWSTRSAGRMAKVVHDVPVLLSAMSPRMLRVAGQYAAGTVLWMASGKVIDSHIAPALHAAAESAGRPTPRIVAGLPVAVHDDADEARAAVAANATAYAGMPNYQRVLDAGGASSPADVAIVGNARSVRAQLQSLVDAGATDIWAAVFPVGADRKESVRRTTDLLAEMATPVTP; encoded by the coding sequence ATGCGAATCGGATTGACCGGCGGCGCTTCGTCCACCGACAAAATCGTCCAGCAAGCGCAACGAGCAGAGGCAGACGGTTTTACCTCACTCTGGTATGCCAGCACAGTCGCCGGTGATCCGCTGACCGCCCTTGCGGTAGCGGGGCGGGCCACGACGTCGATCGAGCTCGGAACTGCTGTTCTGCAGACCTATCCGTGCCATCCGCTGCTGCAGGCGAATCGCGTTGCAGCCGTATCAGAGGCCATGGGACGCAAGGGATTCACATTGGGACTCGGGCCTTCGCACGAATCGCTGGTCCGGGACGTGTACGGCTTGTCCTACGATCGCCCGGGGCGCAATACCGAAGAATATGTACAGATCGTCACCGCACTGCTTCGCGGTGAAGACGTCGACTTCCGCGGCGCGGACTGGTCGACGCGCAGTGCCGGCCGGATGGCCAAGGTCGTCCACGACGTGCCGGTGCTGCTCTCCGCCATGTCGCCCCGCATGTTGCGGGTGGCGGGGCAATACGCCGCCGGAACGGTGCTATGGATGGCGTCGGGCAAGGTGATCGATTCCCACATTGCTCCCGCGTTACATGCTGCTGCGGAATCTGCGGGTCGCCCAACGCCTCGAATTGTTGCCGGGCTGCCGGTGGCAGTTCACGACGATGCCGACGAAGCTCGTGCCGCTGTTGCGGCAAACGCCACCGCGTATGCCGGAATGCCGAACTACCAAAGGGTTCTCGATGCCGGCGGCGCAAGCAGCCCGGCGGATGTGGCGATTGTCGGCAACGCTCGATCGGTACGCGCTCAGTTGCAGTCTCTGGTGGATGCCGGCGCCACAGATATCTGGGCTGCCGTATTCCCCGTCGGCGCGGACCGGAAGGAATCCGTTCGCCGCACCACCGATCTTCTCGCTGAAATGGCAACCCCTGTAACACCGTAA
- a CDS encoding nuclear transport factor 2 family protein, whose protein sequence is MTLDNSPETQQFENQQFETLQKDVRYLMDRTAILDCISRHARGCDRHDIDLITAAYHDNGVDEHGFATNTGPEYGDWANTAHAETSKVHTHNITTHSCDIDGEAAHAESYVIVVLVGSDGKSAQFISGRYLDRLERREGQWRIAVRRSTVEAMFVADARVLQSPFFTEKGYLVGTRDREDLSYERPLTLEKPAPARW, encoded by the coding sequence ATGACCCTCGACAACTCCCCCGAGACCCAGCAGTTCGAGAACCAGCAATTCGAGACGCTGCAGAAAGATGTCCGCTATCTCATGGATCGCACCGCGATTCTGGACTGCATCAGTCGGCACGCCCGCGGATGCGATCGTCACGACATCGATCTCATCACCGCCGCGTACCACGACAACGGCGTCGACGAACATGGGTTCGCAACCAATACGGGCCCCGAATACGGCGATTGGGCGAACACTGCCCACGCCGAAACCTCGAAGGTACACACGCACAACATCACCACGCACTCGTGCGACATCGACGGCGAGGCCGCACATGCCGAAAGCTACGTCATCGTTGTCCTCGTCGGCAGTGACGGCAAGAGCGCGCAATTCATCAGCGGACGCTATCTCGATCGCCTGGAACGGCGAGAGGGGCAGTGGCGCATTGCAGTTCGGCGATCAACCGTCGAGGCAATGTTCGTCGCCGACGCACGGGTGCTGCAATCACCCTTCTTCACCGAGAAGGGCTACCTCGTCGGCACCCGCGACCGCGAGGATTTGTCGTACGAACGTCCGTTGACGTTGGAGAAGCCGGCGCCCGCAAGGTGGTAA
- a CDS encoding enoyl-CoA hydratase yields MYILYEVADKIATITLNRPEVANVQNMQLLDELDAAWTRAAEDDDVAVIVVRAEGKHFSAGHDLNDRWPSPKEITLEWIYRAESRRYLEYTLRWRNTPKPSIAAVQGRIIAGGLMLCWPCDLIIASEDALFSDPVALMGIGGVEYHGHTWELGARKAKEILFTGRPVTAEEAEKTGMVNKVVPRDQLDAEARAMALQIAEMPSFGLRQAKRAVNQTLDVQGFYAAVQSVFDIHQTGHGNALSVSGYPILVKLDEMKEKIK; encoded by the coding sequence ATGTACATTCTCTACGAGGTGGCCGACAAGATTGCGACCATCACCCTCAACCGTCCCGAAGTTGCGAACGTCCAGAACATGCAGTTGCTCGACGAACTCGACGCAGCCTGGACCCGTGCGGCCGAGGACGACGATGTCGCGGTGATCGTGGTTCGTGCTGAGGGCAAGCACTTTTCGGCCGGTCACGACCTCAATGATCGTTGGCCATCGCCCAAGGAGATCACCTTGGAATGGATCTACCGCGCCGAAAGCCGTAGATACCTGGAATACACGTTGCGCTGGCGCAACACTCCCAAGCCGTCGATCGCGGCTGTTCAGGGCCGCATCATCGCGGGTGGGTTGATGCTGTGCTGGCCGTGCGACCTGATCATTGCGTCCGAGGACGCCTTGTTCTCCGATCCGGTTGCGCTCATGGGAATCGGCGGCGTCGAATACCACGGTCACACCTGGGAACTCGGCGCCCGTAAGGCAAAGGAAATCCTCTTCACCGGTCGTCCGGTGACGGCCGAAGAGGCTGAGAAGACCGGCATGGTCAACAAGGTGGTGCCGCGCGATCAGCTCGACGCCGAGGCACGCGCCATGGCCTTGCAGATCGCCGAGATGCCGTCCTTCGGCCTCCGTCAGGCCAAGCGCGCAGTCAACCAGACACTCGACGTGCAGGGCTTCTACGCTGCCGTTCAGTCGGTGTTCGACATCCACCAGACCGGTCACGGTAACGCTCTGAGCGTTTCGGGCTACCCGATCCTGGTGAAGCTGGACGAGATGAAGGAAAAGATCAAGTAG
- a CDS encoding acyl-CoA dehydrogenase family protein, with product MQLNFDADVEEFRAEFRAFLDENLPSEAQAAERAGSSADIPQWARAWQRLQFDNGWLLPGNPPEFGGRGAGILEQYVHLEELSKRRIYHSFNPQGLGIIAASLLSFGTEEQKKQWAAPILRAEITAALGMSEPGAGSDLASLRTRADRDGDHFVVNGQKVWTSGAHDADVILTFVRTDPDAPKHQGISVLMIPTDSPGLVRRPFASICADDDLDFNEVFFTDVKVPAENLIGELNKGWSVATGSLGHERNLLWLSFADRLQDLIADFHPATDIDRDHYATLVMDHQALRLLGSAALARAARGEQDVAALSILKLLGSEAVQRSSEEALIAAGPEGLVHPALTSAYNPMDNEAFSSSWFERYARSFAGTIAGGTSEIQRTIVAERVLGLPRS from the coding sequence GTGCAACTCAACTTTGACGCCGATGTCGAGGAATTCCGGGCCGAGTTCCGCGCTTTCCTGGACGAGAATCTTCCGAGCGAGGCGCAGGCCGCGGAGCGCGCCGGATCCAGCGCGGATATTCCGCAGTGGGCTCGCGCCTGGCAGCGCCTGCAGTTCGACAACGGTTGGCTGTTGCCGGGCAACCCGCCGGAATTCGGTGGGCGGGGCGCCGGGATCCTCGAGCAGTACGTGCATTTGGAGGAACTGTCGAAGCGGCGGATCTACCACAGCTTCAACCCACAAGGGCTGGGCATCATTGCCGCGTCGTTGCTCTCGTTCGGAACCGAGGAGCAGAAAAAGCAGTGGGCCGCACCGATATTGCGTGCCGAGATCACCGCTGCGCTCGGCATGAGCGAGCCAGGCGCAGGTTCGGATCTGGCTTCGCTGCGCACCCGAGCCGACCGCGACGGTGACCATTTTGTGGTCAACGGCCAGAAGGTCTGGACATCCGGCGCGCATGACGCCGACGTGATCCTGACTTTCGTCCGCACCGATCCCGACGCTCCGAAACATCAGGGCATCAGCGTGCTGATGATCCCCACCGACTCGCCCGGCTTGGTTCGCCGGCCCTTTGCATCCATCTGCGCAGACGATGATCTCGACTTCAACGAAGTGTTCTTCACCGATGTGAAAGTTCCGGCAGAAAACCTGATCGGTGAACTGAACAAGGGGTGGTCGGTGGCAACCGGTTCGCTCGGACATGAGCGAAACCTGTTGTGGCTCAGCTTTGCCGATCGCCTGCAAGATCTGATCGCGGACTTCCATCCGGCGACGGACATCGACCGGGATCACTACGCGACGCTCGTGATGGACCATCAGGCGCTGCGTCTGCTCGGTTCGGCGGCGTTGGCGCGCGCTGCTCGCGGCGAGCAGGACGTGGCCGCCCTGTCGATACTGAAACTGCTCGGTTCCGAAGCGGTACAACGCTCTTCGGAAGAGGCCCTGATCGCTGCCGGGCCTGAAGGATTGGTTCATCCGGCTTTGACATCGGCGTACAACCCGATGGACAACGAGGCCTTCAGTTCGAGTTGGTTCGAACGCTATGCACGAAGCTTCGCCGGCACGATCGCCGGTGGAACCTCCGAAATCCAGCGCACTATTGTCGCCGAGCGAGTGCTCGGCCTTCCCCGAAGCTGA
- a CDS encoding acyl-CoA dehydrogenase family protein — protein MLFEFDSDQRLWQNTVREVTAKECPSALIRDVVDNDANPVQIWKTYVSLGWTELTDPDTAVELAIVLEELGRATDPTPYLATMTHFAPLSSESIDPEQPGTAIFEGISASRDGDGWRLNGTAHRVLDGDRAEKLAVVTSAGVFVVPAADVTTTRSPIFDPVLHVAEVSFDGVRVGVDQRSSADPARAMDLALTGMALTTVGACQRILDLALDHVRNRKQFGSLIGSFQAVQHKAADMHIAIERARALAYYAALTIAENDPRRRLAASMAKAAAGECQSLVFRNGMQLFGAMSFTWENDLQFALKRAKAGELLLGGAAQHRALIAEEYRATQL, from the coding sequence ATGCTCTTCGAGTTCGACTCCGATCAGCGACTATGGCAAAACACCGTGCGCGAAGTGACGGCGAAGGAATGCCCGTCCGCGCTGATCCGGGACGTCGTCGACAACGACGCCAACCCCGTACAAATTTGGAAAACTTACGTTTCACTCGGTTGGACCGAGTTGACCGATCCTGATACCGCAGTTGAATTGGCAATCGTGCTGGAAGAGTTGGGCCGAGCGACCGACCCCACTCCCTACCTGGCGACAATGACACACTTTGCCCCACTTTCGAGCGAGTCGATCGATCCTGAGCAGCCGGGAACGGCAATATTCGAGGGCATCAGCGCCAGCCGCGACGGAGATGGGTGGCGGCTGAACGGCACGGCGCACCGCGTACTCGACGGTGATCGCGCCGAGAAGTTGGCCGTTGTCACATCGGCAGGAGTCTTTGTAGTTCCGGCCGCGGACGTCACCACGACGCGCAGTCCGATTTTCGATCCGGTGCTTCACGTTGCGGAAGTGTCGTTCGACGGTGTCCGGGTCGGCGTCGACCAGCGCAGTAGCGCAGATCCGGCACGCGCAATGGACCTCGCGCTCACCGGAATGGCGCTCACGACGGTCGGAGCGTGTCAGCGCATCCTCGACTTGGCGCTTGACCATGTGCGTAACCGGAAGCAGTTCGGCTCCCTCATCGGATCGTTCCAGGCTGTTCAGCACAAGGCTGCCGACATGCACATTGCCATCGAGCGCGCCCGCGCTCTCGCGTATTACGCGGCGCTGACGATTGCCGAGAACGACCCGAGACGACGGTTAGCCGCGTCCATGGCCAAGGCTGCAGCAGGGGAGTGCCAATCTCTGGTGTTCCGCAACGGAATGCAGCTGTTCGGAGCGATGAGCTTTACCTGGGAAAACGACCTACAGTTTGCGCTCAAGCGTGCCAAAGCCGGTGAGCTACTGCTCGGCGGTGCGGCACAGCATCGGGCGCTGATCGCCGAGGAGTACCGTGCAACTCAACTTTGA
- a CDS encoding TetR/AcrR family transcriptional regulator — translation MTTPSEEPAWKQRSVERSIKTAKLRAEQRVQRFLDAAQSIITEKGTTDFTVQEVVDRSKLSLRSFYLQFDGKHELLLALFEDALSRSAEQIRAATAGTSEPMDQLKIAVELLFEFCRPDPAAQRPLFTDFAPQLLLSHPAEVKVAHSSLLAFFVELMEKVSEAGQLREGVNPRRIAAMTMQTVMFIAQSSGAPDDATVHPISSDEVWAFCSQGFAHKG, via the coding sequence GTGACCACGCCCAGCGAAGAGCCGGCCTGGAAGCAACGGTCGGTCGAGCGTTCCATCAAGACCGCAAAGCTTCGCGCAGAGCAACGCGTGCAGCGATTCCTCGATGCGGCACAGTCGATCATCACCGAAAAAGGCACCACCGACTTCACCGTCCAAGAGGTGGTCGACCGGTCGAAACTGTCCTTACGTAGCTTCTACCTCCAATTCGACGGTAAGCACGAACTACTGTTGGCATTGTTCGAAGACGCTCTGAGTCGCAGCGCCGAACAGATCCGCGCAGCGACGGCCGGAACGTCCGAACCGATGGACCAACTCAAGATCGCCGTCGAGCTTCTATTCGAGTTCTGCCGTCCCGACCCGGCGGCGCAGCGACCGCTGTTCACCGATTTCGCCCCACAATTGCTTCTGTCACATCCGGCCGAGGTCAAGGTTGCGCACTCCTCACTTCTCGCATTTTTTGTCGAGTTGATGGAAAAGGTGAGCGAAGCAGGCCAGTTGCGCGAGGGCGTCAACCCCCGCCGAATTGCCGCCATGACCATGCAGACGGTGATGTTCATTGCGCAGTCCAGCGGCGCTCCGGACGACGCGACCGTGCATCCCATTTCTTCCGATGAGGTCTGGGCCTTCTGTTCTCAGGGGTTCGCACACAAGGGCTGA
- a CDS encoding acyl-CoA thioesterase II — protein MSELWNDLLACLDLQPQTTGRTDTNKNATTLVFEGPNLHLTYHRLFGGQILGQFVRAAELTCPNKSIKSLHSLFAREGSADETVRYEVTRQHEGRSFATLTIVARQSKGVIATSLISMHAPEDGPDRQSENIIAPLLGEEFRTDVDLIPWEIRTDVDLNSTDIGAPDFEMWMRTPQVGKNLAPALATYATDLTLIGTALRPVDGLSQLGNGTTFTSAVTSHNLWFHRPFTTDSWLLLRQHSPVTAHGRCFGRGDVFSEDGNLVASYAQEALLRLP, from the coding sequence ATGTCCGAGTTATGGAACGACCTCCTCGCCTGCCTCGACCTGCAACCGCAGACGACCGGACGAACTGATACCAACAAGAATGCGACCACCCTCGTTTTCGAGGGCCCTAACTTGCATTTGACGTACCACCGACTCTTCGGCGGGCAGATTCTCGGTCAGTTCGTCCGCGCGGCCGAACTGACCTGCCCGAACAAAAGCATCAAGTCCCTTCACTCCCTGTTTGCCCGGGAAGGTAGCGCCGACGAGACCGTCCGCTACGAAGTGACGCGTCAGCACGAAGGCCGTTCCTTCGCCACACTGACCATCGTGGCGCGCCAATCCAAAGGCGTCATCGCTACATCGCTGATCTCGATGCACGCTCCCGAGGACGGCCCGGATCGGCAGTCCGAGAACATCATTGCGCCGCTACTCGGCGAAGAGTTCCGGACCGACGTCGACCTGATCCCGTGGGAAATACGCACCGACGTCGACCTCAACTCCACCGACATCGGTGCACCCGATTTCGAGATGTGGATGCGCACACCACAAGTGGGCAAGAATCTTGCGCCCGCCCTCGCTACCTACGCCACCGACCTCACGCTGATCGGCACGGCCCTGCGCCCCGTCGACGGCTTGAGCCAACTCGGCAACGGAACCACCTTCACCTCCGCAGTCACCTCACACAACCTGTGGTTCCACCGACCCTTCACGACCGACTCGTGGCTACTACTGCGCCAGCACAGCCCCGTCACAGCTCACGGCCGTTGCTTCGGCCGCGGCGACGTGTTTTCCGAGGACGGCAACCTCGTTGCCTCGTACGCGCAGGAAGCTTTACTTCGCCTACCGTGA
- a CDS encoding dihydrodipicolinate reductase, which produces MSSTTLSDSTVQETTVPRPYRVVQWATGNIGTRSLRGVIEHANLELAGVYVHSADKAGRDAGELCGIDDAGVLATNSIDDVIGLGADCVLYMPRQFDADEVCRILAAGSNIVTTRGEFHYPAGMDPALRERIEAACRTGGTSIHSTGSSPGFVTEALPLVLSSIQRRLNHLTISEFADLSQRNSPGILFDVMGFGLAPTDFDENRIAHVKSNFGPSLQMVAESIGLPLDSVDAHGELATTPTSVQIAAGTLEAGTVAAQRITVSGTHAGRELLSFCATWYCSSELDVDWKIRDTGWHIDVDGDAPLDIDLRFPIPLERMSETAPAYTANRAVNAILSVCTAAPGIRTTQDLPQIIADLI; this is translated from the coding sequence ATGAGTTCGACTACCCTGTCCGACAGTACTGTTCAGGAAACTACCGTGCCCCGGCCCTATCGGGTGGTTCAGTGGGCCACCGGCAACATCGGCACACGCTCGCTGCGCGGCGTCATCGAACATGCAAATCTGGAATTGGCCGGTGTATATGTACATTCGGCCGACAAAGCCGGTCGCGACGCCGGTGAACTGTGCGGCATCGACGACGCCGGGGTGCTGGCCACCAACAGCATCGACGACGTCATCGGGTTGGGCGCGGATTGTGTGCTGTACATGCCGCGCCAGTTCGACGCCGACGAAGTATGCCGCATCCTCGCCGCCGGCTCGAACATCGTCACCACCCGGGGAGAATTTCACTACCCCGCCGGAATGGACCCAGCGCTGCGCGAACGTATCGAAGCCGCGTGCCGAACCGGAGGAACGTCGATCCACAGCACCGGCAGTAGCCCCGGATTTGTGACCGAGGCGCTCCCCCTGGTGTTGAGCTCGATTCAACGTCGCCTGAACCACCTGACAATCAGTGAATTTGCCGATCTCTCCCAACGTAATTCACCCGGGATACTTTTCGACGTCATGGGATTCGGGCTCGCCCCGACCGATTTCGACGAGAACCGGATCGCACACGTGAAGTCCAACTTCGGTCCGTCACTGCAGATGGTCGCCGAATCGATCGGCCTGCCACTGGACTCCGTGGACGCCCACGGCGAGCTGGCCACCACCCCAACTTCGGTCCAGATCGCAGCAGGAACCCTGGAAGCAGGCACCGTTGCCGCGCAACGAATCACGGTAAGCGGCACACATGCCGGCCGAGAACTTCTGAGCTTCTGCGCAACGTGGTACTGCTCGAGCGAACTCGACGTCGACTGGAAGATTCGTGACACCGGCTGGCATATCGACGTCGACGGGGATGCGCCACTCGACATCGATCTACGTTTCCCCATCCCGCTGGAGAGGATGAGCGAGACTGCCCCGGCCTACACGGCCAACCGGGCAGTCAACGCCATCCTCTCTGTCTGTACTGCGGCTCCGGGAATCCGTACGACACAAGATCTTCCGCAGATTATTGCCGATCTGATCTAG